One Limnochordia bacterium genomic window, ATGGTTTATTGGCATTTACGCCCGGCACAATAACCAAGTTATCTCGATGAATCACTTCATCGTAGTAGGCATGTTCCAAGACCTTGCTCAACTGATCTGTCCGTAGACCCATGATCTTGGCAACTTCTTCCCCATGGTAATTCACCAGTCCCCGACCCACTTCATTACCCGTCTCATCCACAACAAGTACTAGGTCTCCCTGGGAAAACTCACCTTCCACACCGATAACTCCACTGGGTAGCAGAGACTTACCGTGTACAACTAAGGCCTGCTGGGCGCCAGGGTCAATCTTAATCCTTCCTTGGGGCTTCTGATAAAAAGCCAACCAACGTTTCTTACCCATAATCTTTTGCTTCTGCGGCACAAATCGGGTACCGATTTCCTCTCCGGCAACAATTCTGCGGATCACATCTTCAATTTTCCCATTGGTAAGATAAGTGGTAATTCCGCATGCCATTGCGGTTTGTGCAGCCTGTAGCTTTGTGATCATTCCTCCGGTTCCCACCCCACTAATACTGTCTCCCGCTGCTTGTAGCAGTCTTTCATCAATACAGGTCACCTCAGGCACAATCCTAGCATCGGCATACTTGTTGGGGTCCTTGGAATACAGGCCATCAACATCGGATAGGATAATCAACATGTCCGCATCGACTAACGCCGCCACAAGGGCGGACAACCGATCATTGTCCCCAAAGCAAAGCTCATCCACCGCGACAGTATCATTCTCGTTAATCACCGGAATCACGCGGAAATCTAATAGTTTTTGCAGCGCGTGTCGGGCGTTCAAATACCTTTCTCGCTGCATTAGATCCGCCCGTGTTAAAAGCACCTGGGCTGTAGTCTGTCCATACTCACTGAAGAGTTTTTCGTACACCTGCATCAGCAGTCCCTGTCCCACAGCGGCTACCGCCTGTTTCTCAGAAACAGAGTCGGGACGTTTTTTCAAACCAAGTTTACTGACTCCCGCCCCCACTGCCCCGGAACTAACTAAAACCACTTCATGCTCCATATTACTTAGGTCAGAGACTTGCCGGACAAGCCGTTCCATCTGCAAGAAATTCAATCTTCCATTGGCATGGGTAAGGGTGCTCGTCCCCACTTTAACCACAATCCGTGCCATAACTTTCCTTCCCCCAAAAAACAGCCTACTCTACGTAATCAAACTCAAATTCCCCAATTCTAACCGTATCACCATTGGCCACACCAGCATCCCTCAAGGCATTAATCACCCCGGCCCGTTCCAGCCGTCTACTAAAATACCTTAAGGCATCGGGGTTTTCAAGATCAACCCTGGCAAGAAAGTGATCAATCCCCGCACCTTGCACAACGTAGACGCCATCTTCTTTGACCACACTAAATTCCTCAAGGGAGGGCCGGGACGGTCTAGGACGGTGCACATAAATATCTTTGGGGAGAGATTCCTCCTCTTGGGATTTTAGTCCTTGGAGCTCTTCGAAGATCCGGTACTTCAACTGCTCCACACCTTGGCCTGTCACTGCAGATATGGCCAGTACCTCGGCCCCATCAAGTTCCCTGATAAACTCATCTAGGGTTTTTTCTAACCGATCACCTAACAGATCCGTTTTGTTGGCACATAGGATCTGGGGCAACTCGGCCAAAGCCGGATCATAGGCCGCAAGCTCTCGGTTAATCGTCAGAACGTCCATGGCCGGGTCTCTGCCTTCACTTCCCGACAGGTCCACCAGATGCACAAGAAGTCTTGTTCGTTCCGCATGTTTCAAGAACCGGTGCCCCAGGCCCACTCCTTCAGCCGCACCTTCAATCAGCCCTGGTAAGTCTGCAACAACGAAGCTCTTACCAGGCTCAATGGACACTACGCCAAGATTAGGCACCAAGGTGGTAAAATGGTAATCGGCTATTTTCGGCTTTGCATTGGAGATCGCCGAAATCAAAGTGGATTTGCCCACATTGGGATACCCAATAAGGCCCACATCTGCTAGGAGTTTGAGCTCCAGCCGCAGTTCCACCCGATCTCCCTTTTCACCCTTTTCCGCAAAGGCAGGGGCTTGTCTTTGCGGAGTAGCAAAACGCGCATTCCCCCGGCCACCCCGGCCACCTGATGCCACTAACAGACGTTGGTTATGTCGGACTAGATCACCTAGAAGCCGGTTACGTTCATCATATACTAAGGTACCCACAGGCACAAAGACAATGAGATCCTCACCGTTTTTGCCAAACCGTCTCGCGCCTGCGCCTTTTTCGCCATCCTGAGCCCGGTAAAGCTTTTTATAGCGTAAATCAACTAACGTATTTAGATTTTGATCGGCAACAAGAAATACATCTCCACCGTTACCGCCATCACCACCGTCAGGACCCCCAGCGGGTATATACTTCTCCCTGCGAAAACTCGCTGCCCCGTTACCACCATGGCCGCCCTCAACTGATATCTGTACTTCATCAATAAACATCTGTTTCCACTTCCTAACTCGGTACCGTAGGCGCAGTAAGGTTCTGGCCTGACAGGGGAATATCTAACCCCTGTGGATAGTAGGCTTCTTGCCTCTATCTTAATCGTATCATACCCTGCTTACCAGGACCATATGAAAGGGACAGTAACCCGCTAGATTAACCCTCAAACAGACACTATCTTTAGTCACCCAAATGATACCAAGATTCCAAACGAAAGGCAATAAGAAGAAAAAAGAGCCCTCCCCCGTACTATCAACAGAAGAAGGCTCTTAAACTAGCATCGCTTTACTACCCTTCAATAACACCCACTGCAACCGCGGGCTCGAGTACCTCAGGCTCAACGCTGACGAATTTACCATTACGTCCTTTGGCATCATAAGAAACATATCCGTCAACCTTCGCAAACAAGGTATGATCTCTGCCTAGCCCAACATTATCCCCAGCCTTAAACTTAGTACCCCGCTGCCGGACTAGGATGCTACCAGCAATCACAAACTGTCCATCATGTCGTTTTAGACC contains:
- the proB gene encoding glutamate 5-kinase, with amino-acid sequence MARIVVKVGTSTLTHANGRLNFLQMERLVRQVSDLSNMEHEVVLVSSGAVGAGVSKLGLKKRPDSVSEKQAVAAVGQGLLMQVYEKLFSEYGQTTAQVLLTRADLMQRERYLNARHALQKLLDFRVIPVINENDTVAVDELCFGDNDRLSALVAALVDADMLIILSDVDGLYSKDPNKYADARIVPEVTCIDERLLQAAGDSISGVGTGGMITKLQAAQTAMACGITTYLTNGKIEDVIRRIVAGEEIGTRFVPQKQKIMGKKRWLAFYQKPQGRIKIDPGAQQALVVHGKSLLPSGVIGVEGEFSQGDLVLVVDETGNEVGRGLVNYHGEEVAKIMGLRTDQLSKVLEHAYYDEVIHRDNLVIVPGVNANKPS
- the obgE gene encoding GTPase ObgE translates to MFIDEVQISVEGGHGGNGAASFRREKYIPAGGPDGGDGGNGGDVFLVADQNLNTLVDLRYKKLYRAQDGEKGAGARRFGKNGEDLIVFVPVGTLVYDERNRLLGDLVRHNQRLLVASGGRGGRGNARFATPQRQAPAFAEKGEKGDRVELRLELKLLADVGLIGYPNVGKSTLISAISNAKPKIADYHFTTLVPNLGVVSIEPGKSFVVADLPGLIEGAAEGVGLGHRFLKHAERTRLLVHLVDLSGSEGRDPAMDVLTINRELAAYDPALAELPQILCANKTDLLGDRLEKTLDEFIRELDGAEVLAISAVTGQGVEQLKYRIFEELQGLKSQEEESLPKDIYVHRPRPSRPSLEEFSVVKEDGVYVVQGAGIDHFLARVDLENPDALRYFSRRLERAGVINALRDAGVANGDTVRIGEFEFDYVE
- the rpmA gene encoding 50S ribosomal protein L27, with protein sequence MLYFDLQLFATKKGVGSSRNGRDSESKRLGLKRHDGQFVIAGSILVRQRGTKFKAGDNVGLGRDHTLFAKVDGYVSYDAKGRNGKFVSVEPEVLEPAVAVGVIEG